In the genome of Longimicrobium sp., the window CACTTTCGCACTTTCGCACTTTCGCACTCACGCACTCACGCACTCACGCACACACGCACTTCCCCCACTCACGCACTCCGCTTCCGCGCGATCTGCCCGCGATGATGCTCGATGTGCAGCGCGGCGAAGCGCATGCCGCGGTTCCAGTCGATCAGGCCGAAGTAGGGGTGCGTCAGCCCCGGCTTCCCTGCCCCGCGCGCCGTTTCGGAGGCGCGCTCGAACTGCTCCCCGAGCGTTCGCAGCTGCGCCAGTGCCTCATCGCGGGTTCCGCCGGGTGTGTGCGGACGCACCTCGCGCGGGGCGCGGGCACCCTTGGGGAACTTGCGGTGGAAGAGCATGTGCGGGAGGAGGAGAAGCTTCAGCATGCGGCGGCGAAAGGGCGTCAGCTTCAGCTTCATCGTCGCTCCCGTGGTCGCCTCGCCGATGAACACGCGGTACGTCAGCGCCAGGTGCTCGGTGATCTCGGCGGGGGTCCACTTGCCGGGCTGCCAGGGCGTGGTCCAGGCGTCGGCGGGGAGCGCGGCGGCGGCATTCAGATAGCCGGCGAGCGCCACCTGGTGCTCTTCGAGCGCCGAACGCCAGCGCGCGTCGGTACGCGGCACGGTCGCGGGCATGGGTGCGGAGGGGTGGGGAGGGATGGGAAAAGGCCGCCGGTCAGCGGCCTTCGGTCAGCCAGTGGGTGATGCGGATGGGCGATTCGGTGAACTTCCACCCGGCGCGGCGCCACTCCTCCACCTGGCGGATCAGGTCGGAGGCCAACGCCTGCCGGTCGTGCCCGGGAAGCTCCGGGTCCTGGTCGCACGCCCACTCGCGGTAGCGCACCGTTCCATCGGCATCCGGGGGAAAGAGCATGATGACGTAGCCCTCGTCCCCCGACGGGCTCCTGGCCTGAAAGCCGATGTTGGCTTCCCTGCTCAC includes:
- a CDS encoding DinB family protein, translated to MPATVPRTDARWRSALEEHQVALAGYLNAAAALPADAWTTPWQPGKWTPAEITEHLALTYRVFIGEATTGATMKLKLTPFRRRMLKLLLLPHMLFHRKFPKGARAPREVRPHTPGGTRDEALAQLRTLGEQFERASETARGAGKPGLTHPYFGLIDWNRGMRFAALHIEHHRGQIARKRSA